A stretch of the Thunnus thynnus chromosome 7, fThuThy2.1, whole genome shotgun sequence genome encodes the following:
- the LOC137185688 gene encoding thrombopoietin-like, with protein sequence MAVRHSSPLCAPVGLLLLLLGVFSSHLSEVQARPTDFWCNYQERKKMEQRTLEELKRDIADCGGSDTLPSPVQLPGVRFRVAEWANKTLQQRHAEVLGALQVLQDGVRVATNQTTSKCQSSLLQKLEHRIANHLLIVNQIQPQNNTVTPSESTVQNSTSQTRKVLDQYEKLLKGKLERLAIDHKDSICKV encoded by the exons ATGGCAGTTCGTCATTCATCTCCGCTTTGTGCTCCTGTAggactcctgctgctgctgctaggaGTGTTTTCCTCCCATCTATCTGAGGTCCAAGCCAGACCCACTGACTTTTGGTGCAACTatcaagagaggaaaaaaatggagcAAAGGACCCTTGAGGAGCTGAAGAGAGACATA GCTGACTGCGGGGGCTCGGACACACTGCCATCTCCTGTACAGTTACCAGGTGTTAGGTTTCGTGTTGCAGAATGGGCAAATAAAACT CTCCAGCAGAGGCATGCAGAGGTGTTGGGGGCCCTTCAGGTGCTTCAAGATGGAGTGAGGGTGGCAACTAATCAGACCACATCAAAGTGTCAGAGCTCCTTGTTGCAGAAACTGGAACATCGCATCGCAAATCATCTGCTCATAGTCAACCAAATTCAGCCACAG AACAACACTGTGACACCATCTGAATCCACAGTACAAAACAGCACCAGCCAAACCAGAAAAGTGTTGGATCAGTATGAGAAGCTACTAAAAGGAAAACTTGAGCGTCTTGCTATCGACCATAAAGATAGTATCTGCAAAGTATAA